In the Phaseolus vulgaris cultivar G19833 chromosome 7, P. vulgaris v2.0, whole genome shotgun sequence genome, one interval contains:
- the LOC137828700 gene encoding small polypeptide DEVIL 4-like yields MKIASPSMGGSKRRLSSRGLGGALREQRARLYIIRRCVVMLLCWHD; encoded by the coding sequence ATGAAGATTGCTAGTCCTAGCATGGGAGGTTCAAAGAGAAGGCTCTCAAGCAGAGGCCTTGGAGGAGCCCTCAGGGAGCAAAGGGCAAGGCTATACATAATTAGAAGGTGTGTGGTCATGCTCCTCTGCTGGCATGACTAG
- the LOC137830230 gene encoding uncharacterized protein, giving the protein MVVKIRLARLGCRNHPFYRVVVSDSKTPRDGKHLEVVGFYNPLSGKDDEEQMRLKLERVKYWLSVGAKPTEPVEYLLFRAGLGRQGGPFEKFSFAALSQEQPTNVDDSKDNGTSPEAIFSIGLQV; this is encoded by the exons ATGGTGGTGAAGATTCGATTGGCAAGGCTCGGCTGCAGGAACCACCCATTCTATCGCGTCGTTGTTTCTGACAGCAAAACACCAAGAGATGGCAAACATCTTGAAGTTGTAGGCTTCTACAATCCTCTCTCAG GCAAGGATGATGAAGAACAAATGCGTCTCAAACTTGAAAGAGTGAA GTATTGGCTTTCTGTTGGAGCTAAGCCTACAGAGCCTGTCGAGTATCTTCTGTTTCGAGCAGGTTTAGGACGTCAGGGTGGACCATTTGAGAAGTTCTCTTTTGCTGCTCTTAGCCAAGAGCAACCAACCAATGTTGATGACAGTAAAGACAATG GTACATCTCCAGAAGCTATATTTTCTATTGGCCTACAAGTTTGA